The following DNA comes from Notolabrus celidotus isolate fNotCel1 chromosome 12, fNotCel1.pri, whole genome shotgun sequence.
acatgtatcagctgtagattaacataacacgctctgaatctctgtggaaaagtaaacagagatcgtagcgggaccggaagcaggcgaccggctatcagagagaccgcactgccctcaagcgtttcggcggagaattgctgcgcacaccgacgcacaagtatgtggggctcatgtccgcgtcagcccctgctgcgtaggggagacgcagaagtataaatcagccttaacacgTCTGCAATGACCTGAATAATTCACACAACAGAAGCTAACTTGCTGCATATCTGCTTAGAGCTTCCATTGTTTTGAATTAAGTATGCAGTACAAAGTGTTGTACTCTGGTGCCTTTCATGAAGTGTATGgttttgtaaaatgaaaaacaaaagttattTCTGTAAACATATTcttaaaaaactttttttaaatgaggaacaaaaagaaaaagtatcAGTATCAAcatggaataataataatgctgtgTATTAGATTCCTTACAATGTATAGATTCGTATTATATATTTGAtacgtaagggataatgtatggttcaTGTCggtgtcttgtctcaccttgtCCGGATTcttatgtaatatatataatatgtaatgaatatatatgtaatgtatgtgtataaatcttatgtgctttggcaacaacatgtctttgttcatgccaataaagcaaattgaattgaaaaaatggaatttaattggattctttttcccataacaacctgcttaccatacattatcctgcttattacccggccactaacttaaaatacaagctcattgtcaaaaacattgattacaatattatcttattgatttaaaatgatcccagtgattccacatcAGTTAGCggtccatggtgatggattcttatctgcctgttaaatgtgatGGAACTCTTATCAGGggattgttttgacatgaatgcatgcgatcagtttgactctggtgttgctcatgttagtgaatgttacCAGGGTTTGTcaagggattttgaccaatcagattcaagcttcttacacaaccagaagatcagtaagaaagccgggtaatgaATGTATAGATTCGTATTACATATTTGATACTGCAGAATAATGAAGTAGGTTTGAAGCTGAGTGTGGAGGAGTTTGATTTCCCACCCTGAAACCTCTGAGAACAGCACGTTGCTTCAGGAATAGTTGTGGGAAATAAACTTTTTTGAAAATCCTTTAAAAGGTTAGCATCAcatcagaggtgtcaaaagtgttcacattcattactcaagtagaagtagagatactagggtttaaaaagacttctgtagaagttgaagtgtcaactcaagctttttactcaagtacaagtgtaaaagtactggtttcaaaactacttaaagtgtaaaagtaaaagtaatgtaagggggaacaaaatgccattaaggacaaaagcttaggctgcaccacaggggcctatagtgcatgaccccacctcccaaaataCACATGTTTCTagaggccataatgactataatgttatattaatatgttaatgtcgaatatttgggttgcacttgtttcagacacattcatgcccattgaaaatgaatgcatttctgTACAATCAAATACATTAAAGGacatatatgtgtactactgagcattaacgtgtttcatggagcagaagatatgatgactagttgcctgtaagtgtaatggtgcaaaaagttaaacttcacaggcatgttgcctttattggaatgtcaatgtacactaccagtcaaaagtttggaaacaccttctcattcaagggtttgtatttattttaagtatttgaaacgctgtagattaatactgaagacatcaaaactatgaaagaacacattgaATCATTGATGCACATCGTCTTCACGTGTTCCTTTGGCCTCAGCCGTCTTTTGTTGAACTTGTAATGAAGAATAAACAGCGGCACTCTCAGTCACTGCTGGAGGGAGCTTTTTATGCTTAAATAAATGTAGTCAATGCTGATCAAAGCTGATTCAGTGAGGagcttttagctggttatgaaacagactcaagTTAACACTGATGAAGATTTTGTTTCTGCATGAGCTGGACTCTTAAATCCACCTCACATGGATGATGGAAAATGAAGATTCACGAGTTCACAGCTCACAGGTTATAAACTACAGagtgtgttttataaaatgtacaataaatCAGTGGCTTCATATTGACGTGTCAGTAATACAGATTTTCTCCTCTGACTCAGCtgcactgctcctttaaatgcCTCCCTGTGTTCTtatgttctcctcctcctttgtgAACTCATCTTTTATGTCtatgacttttctttttatcagtATTAACCTTTATGTGTGATAGttatatcattttaaatttcCCTTTTGTAAATATAAATCTGCTTATTTCTCTAAATATGATCAGTTAGTTCAGAGCTTTCATCTTTACATGTACAGAAAACAGACGTAGAAAGGTGATAAAAACCTAACTTTTCTTACACTAAAGTTAAAGACCTTGTTATTTTATGAGGTAAAATAAATCCATGTGATATCTCatgcaaatataaatacaggaagAACCTGAAACAGAGAAGTTGTAGTGGTTATAGTGAGCCTGCAAAGAGGAAGTTGGAAATGAAACTGACATCATTCCTTCCTCAAAGCAGAACTCAGAAATTagctctctttttttatcagCTTAGTCATTAGTGTAACACTGAACCTCTccctttctttttaaaacaatctGTGAATATTCACTCACACTCCTCCGACCACTCTCTGAGGTAAGACACTGGAAACCCTCCGGACCACAGCTGTaagttgttgttggtgtttccTCCAGGAGGGAAAGAGACCGAGTGTTCTTTGAGCAGCTTCAGAGGAAACCTTCAGAGCGTTTCATGTGCTGAGAGGAGTCGGTGTGTCAGAGTGTTTGTTCTGGTCGCTCTCCAGGTCGTTCTGTAGATCCTCCAACATCTCCTCGATCAGAGGAGGCATGGAGCCCGGGATCTCCATCTTCAGAGTCACCACCCGCTCAGCTCCTGTGGAAACAAACAGGGTTTTTATGAAGCACCAAGAACCCCTCAATCTAATTCCAATGTTTTatctttcagatttttttttgcagtctgTATGTTGCTCTGATTCAATGACAAAAAGGGCTTTGAAAAAAAGGGCTTTGTTATTTTAAGATGATATGAACACAAGTCCCACCCCCCATCAGGTTCTCCTTCTACAGAGGTACTATCGAGAGCGTTCTCACTGGCTGCGTCGCTGTGTGGTTTGGTGGCTGCACTGCCTCCTGCCAAAAGACTCTGCAGCGCATAGTGAACACAGCCAGGAGGATCATCGGTGCTCCTCTGACCCCCCTCACAGACATTTTCCACACCCGCCTCACCAGCAGAGCCATCAGCATCGCTGGTGACACCTCCCACCCCTACCACTCCCTCTTCAGTCTCCTGCCTTCAGGGAAAAGGTACTGGAGCCTCCGGGCCCGCTCCACCAGACTTTTGAACAGCTTTTTCCATCAggctgtcaggatgctgaactcccctcactacctcccccctctgccccctggactgtaacacacacacacacacacacactacatacaaggactctacctcagctgcttttgcaCATTAACCGTTAACTTAATCATTTACTTACCTCgtatactgtctgcaccttaaatatcatttgcactattatctatttacattgtccatttttaaactgtaactGCACttcctgcactgtgtacataggatgtttttatagaactgtattttattatattttattgtattttatattaaaattttagatatttaaaagctggaagagagaaacagcatctcgtttttcctgtatgtctcgtatatacagtgaaaattgacaataaaaacctttgaatcttgaattttTGAATAAAAACCATAGGATGCAGTGGCCCCTTTTCTACTCTTTGTGTTTAACAGTGTTGAAAACCAATAAAGCCCCCTTccactatttattttaacttatttatttaattatatgtgTACATGTACCTGTGCTTATGTGTGCATATATATAaatttatgtaaaaatgtatgtgtgtgatattTTTCTCTTGTTAGACTAGTTAAATTCACACTGTTGTGGTAAATAATCTGTTAATTCTATAATTAACTAtaattttgtctgtttgttttgggattatttttatttattttttccccttttttattttattttcatgtcatttttattttattttaaatgtaatcttaattattttattttatttatttattctttatttattaactattattgtgatttttatttgattctattttgttttgtttcattttctatttttgtaaaaataatacatttcaaataaaaaaaaatgatatgatatgaaaagATGAAAGATAATATATCTATTATTCATATtactaatattattaatattgaaCATGTGCTGAGTGCAGTGCCAGCATGCAAAGATGTATACATAATGAAAGAAGCAGCCGATTGAAGCAGTTTAATCCCCTTTACTTCTTAGTGTCAGTCCAGACAGGCAGAGGTTGTCACCTGTCTGTGACTGAAATAACATTCAGACAAATGTCAAATGTGAAGGTTCGCAGACAAATCCAGTCTGAGGCGTTGGTGgactagtggtctaagcgcccgaCGTACAGAGGctgccggttcaactcccgggcGTGAActcttgctgcatgtctccccccactctctgctccccacatttcctatctctccaaaaatctaatctaatcaaaGGAGAGGACTACACAAACTGCAGCTTTATAAAGGAGTGCAACTGAAAAAAGTGAGGAGATTTTTTTATCTAAAGGGAAAAAAGttgttctctgcttttttggaaaactgtaaaaatcaagtttgttttcagaaaggctctgtgacttTTTTCCAAACAGCAGATACAGCTGAAAAATAAACCACAGCGAGGATATGTAGCATTGGGCTGCAAAAATATTATATATTGAGATGATCAATCAAactatggtgtttttttttaacggcAGAAATGTGAATCCTTTCCTGTTTTTAACTTCTTCTATGTGCAGATTTGATTTTGTAAAAgtcttcagtttttaaaaagtgggaTATCTTTGATGTAACTTTTGGATCTAGGAAAAAGTTAAGCACATGTTTCACAacttttgcacattttaaagacTATATGTTTGATTGTTAAATGATATAGTTGACAGGGTAATGTCAAGACTAATCATCTGTATGTAGCCCTAAAGTTTGAGGCCAGTAGCATGACTAGAGATGAGCCCAAAGCCATTGTGAGTGGAATTATCTGGCTTAATTTTAAGTTCACGGTTAAGCTTTAGTTTACAGCCTTAATAATAAGCTGCAGGTCACACCAGATCAAGTAGAGCTGTGACAATAACACCTGGAGAGTGTGGAACTAACATGGGTTGgtttttaatgcattaataGGATAATAtatctaatttatttttgtcaggAGTTTAAAAATCTTGCTTTAAAAACTTCTGACACAAAGAACTTCATGGAGCATGTTGTACTGGCAGATTGTTTCTTTCTGACCTTTGGCGCTGATGCTGCGCAGGTCAGTGATCTTCATCAGGGCTTTGGGGAACATAAGCGGCATGCTGGGCCGTCGTTTGCGGGAGTAAATCTTCAGCGCCTCCAGCAGCGGCTCCTGCAGCACCTCCACCTTCGACGGCTCCTCTAGATCCTGACGGTCTGATCACACAAAGAAATTTaaaatcatgaaatatgaaaatgatgTAAAAAGCATATTAATCATGATATCATAGTTTCTCGTGTAGTTCCTTCAGTACCTCCAGAGACCAGACAAATGGCGCTGAGGAGTCCGCTCTCAGTGTCGTCCATCTGCAGAGGCAGCAGCTGGCCGGCGAACGTGAAAACCTGATCAGTCAGCGGTCCGAATCCAGCGTTGTGGATCTGAGTACGAGTCAGGGTCAGCCCGTCTGAAAAAGTCATGGTGTCCTGGTCCGGAGTGTAGCGAGTGCAAATCCTCAAGATCTGCATAGAAGAAAGACAAAGCAGAGAGACTGAGGACGGAAGTTATGTTTTCACCTTTACTGGAaagtcagctgaagagagacaggaaatgtggggaacagAGAGCGGgcggacatgcagcaaatggtggaggctgggagtcaaactaGTGActgctgtgatgaggactacATCTTCTATGTATGTGGTGCACCCTTTAACCACTCAGTCAAAGGCGCCGAAAGACAGAGGATAGATTTGATGGATGCATCTTCTTTCCTTCTacttttgggggcttttttgcctttatgataggacagctaaagagagacaggaaatgtggggaacagAGAGCGGgcggacatgcagcaaatggtggaggccgggagtcaaactaGTGActgctgtgatgaggactacATCCTCTGTATATGTGGCGAATGCTTTAACCGCTCAGCAAAAGGCGCCGAAAGACTGAGGACAGATTTTATGAATGCATCTTTTGTtctatgttttttttgcttttttgcctttatgataggacagctgatgagagacaggaaatgtggggagtagagagcgggggaagacgtgcaggaaatagttgcggccaggaatcgaaccagcaaacTCTTCGACGAGGAcgatagcctctgtatgtgggaggcttagaccactaggcctgtggacaaagtagcaCCTTCTGATCTTGTCCTGAACATGTGCaagtagtgttttcaaattaaaagtctcatcCTGTTccctttaatatatatattgatttctatatttcatatttttgattGTTTGAATCTTTTATCTTCCTTTGTTTTAACTCTTCCAACTTGGttctatttccttttatttgtcttcctcacatttctctttaattgtgtgttttttttctttcttatttgcatTTTCTAACCCTGTTTTGAACAGTGCCATATCAATAAACATCATTATGATTactattatttaaaaacaacaaaatgtctCACTTACAACAAATCTTTGCTGtgtcaaatgtaaacaaaggctatCTTTATATCTATACACAATAACTCTATGTCTAATTTATTTCCTTTtggttattttttgttgtatgtaatTTGTTTATATATATGATTCGTATatgttataaaagaaaatgtgaaaaataaagtgttcaaaagaaaaatgtaaacaaaggcggTTTTGGAGGAGTGTATTCAATTGCTTCATCTCACCCTGTGGCAGTGTtcacatatatataaaataactcTTATTACATCTCTCTGATGGTCTGTTTTGCTCCTCTAGCTTACAGAGAGGCATCTGTGTTCATTTGAGTCAGTTTCATAaacagctgaaaactcctctcaggagctttaaagatctTACTTTTAAACTTACATCCCAAGAACACAAATGTGTTATGGATGTCTGCCATGTCTATTCGTATGCCTATGTTTAAaactttgtattatttgtacACAGGTGTCCCTTGAATCAGGAGTTTTGAGAAACATAGAAGTTGCTGTAACATCTTCATTTTCAGCTACAGGAGGAAAAGAAATCCTGAGTTTACTGTGTCCTCCACATCTGTCTCAGCCTTTCCTGCAAAAAGCTTCATTTCTCTGAATcctctttttgtattttaagaGGGTCAATTTAAACACCAGTTGTAATGTAACTCTGTCTTAATCAAACCTAAATTATGAATGTGACATAACCAGCAGTTTAAAGCCCTCAAACCGGCCGGTGTTTTTTATTCACCAGTGTTACATAACTCAGGTTTGCACTGGTGCCAAGAAGGGAGTGGAAAAAATGAAGACCAAGTTAGGAGAAGTTGGCAAACACAATTCCTCGAATGCCTCTTCAGGGAAAAATATGTGAAATTAGAACACAACAAAGCTGTTGCTATGCGGCACTCCCCTGGCGCTTTCAGTGAGCGTCAGCGTGAACTATCGAACCCTAATATTGACGAGTAGAGGGAGATTTATCAAGAATAAAGCAGCAACATGCTGCCAGAAGGCTGctatatgtctgtctgtctttctttacatGTCAGCTCTCAGACAAATGAAGATCCACCAAAGGTTAATACTGCAGGTGAAGCTGTGAGAGATTGTAAATGTTGGATTATGTCACCTTTATGTCACTAAGTTAAAGAACATTCTGGGAGGgtgcaggaaaaataaaaaacttttcAATCTCAAAAGTTTCCACTGCGAGTTGTTTCCACTTTGAAGAGCTTGGCAGCAAAAAGTGAAGAatgaataaacataaatatgtaCCAGGATGTCCAGGCAGGCAGTTCTGAGCAGGGTGATCTGGTCAGCCATGGTCAGGCCGGTGAATCCAGGCACCCGCTTCGCAAACTCCACCACCTTGATGATGCACTTAGTGGCCAGCTCGCTGAACTTGTCCCACAACCCGAGGTCCAGCTGGATCCTGTGGTCTGAGCTGGAGTTCTGGATGAAGAAAGATTATTCATAtttgtcagatgtttttatttgttactGAAGAAAAGTGTTTTGCTCAGGGAAGGTGCAGGTTTCAGGAAGTGAATTAACCCTGAACAATAAAAAAGTCCACAAATAGAGAAAAATACTGCAACCCCAAAACAAGACCCTAAAGATAACTCTTTGATTCTGAGTCTGGAGGACTTTGGCGACCTTTAGAGACCGTGTTCTGTTAAACCACACCTTTAATTcagcaaacaacacaacatgtgcGTGTCACTGACTTCATTATTCCTCTTGTATTTCCTGATGTCAGTCATACTTCCCAGCATTACTCACTTCTGCTGAACTGTCATACCTCAAACATGTGAGAACATAAGTGTATTCTTAGAAAGGGAACTCCCTGCAACAGCCTTCAGGGTGGTTAACTATTATGTAACACTGAGTAGTTATTGGTTTCTGTCGTGAAGTGATGTTGTTTATGACGTGCATGATGTGATTTGCAGCGTGCatggaaaaaaatgacaaaagagaACAAGAAATATTCAATCTGTACTGTCACAAAATAATGCCCCAAAACAAGATTTCCTGACAACTAAATTGAAGCCATATGGTCGTATCTGTATGATCTgtgtcaggggttcccaaacttttcagcccacgacccccaaaatgtcGGTGccaccccactgtccctcaaagtgatttaatgtggcttcatttagctggtctgcagaaaattagcctacctgtatgagcatgtgtctgtgtttcctgctcctttatgaattaacctactgctactgatgcttttgataattaactgttctctaaccctaaacttaggagtcatctggcaacaaagaaaggcagaaaactcattacattttctattttcaaagttttatttcaagtttagcttctatttttgttgctattcttttactataatgggtaaaatgtacaaattttagataacttaaaaaaaaaaaaacattctggaagacatctcaatCTGTGTCTCgagaccccccagggggtcccgaccccacTTTGGGAATCCCTGATCTATGTCacagtgtttaaaaaatattgattttctGTCAAGGGCAGAGCGTGCACTTGACAGAAAATCAATAATTGTTAAACACTGTGACATACTTTTACATGATCTTTTAGTGCCTCAATCTTCTTAAAATTTTGAACCCAACTTtgcagatgcttttattttcaatgttcAAAGGGTTCCTTTTAAAGGACctaaggttttgtttttttaagttatattttgggttgtttttttgcctttatttgacaggaaagctgaagagagacgggaaacatggggagcagagtgtGGGGGAGGATATGCAGCGAACAGTCGAGGCCGGAAGTGACCGCTGCAAAGAGAACTACATCCTCCGTTTATGGACCTCAGAGTTTTTAATCCcaattgtcatttttttcatgcaaatgtctatttctgtttcattttaatcttttgttttcttgcatATCAAGGGACGGCAACATCTGTCCACAGACTTGGTACAGACTGACTGATTAAGTGTAACAGCTGTTTGCTACTTCAAGTAAGACAAGCAccacac
Coding sequences within:
- the LOC117823553 gene encoding retinoic acid receptor beta-like, with amino-acid sequence MFDYLEFQAFGPGEIMDFYTTSSPACMLQKQDHEDLADYFPELMEADWQQHRCSQSVGSQSSSSSSDDLFASPSSPPPPPRTYKPCFVCQDKSSGYHYGVSACEGCKGFFRRSVQKNMLYTCHRDRNCIINKITRNRCQYCRLQRCFAAGMSKESVRNDRNGRKAKKEAVKMTIMETYELTAELGLIVEKICRAHRETFPSLCQLGKYTTNSSSDHRIQLDLGLWDKFSELATKCIIKVVEFAKRVPGFTGLTMADQITLLRTACLDILILRICTRYTPDQDTMTFSDGLTLTRTQIHNAGFGPLTDQVFTFAGQLLPLQMDDTESGLLSAICLVSGDRQDLEEPSKVEVLQEPLLEALKIYSRKRRPSMPLMFPKALMKITDLRSISAKGAERVVTLKMEIPGSMPPLIEEMLEDLQNDLESDQNKHSDTPTPLST